The region GGCCACGGGCCGCCGGAATGATTGTGGTACTTGCAGTTACGGTTGGGGCAGTGGGGAGGCGTCCAACCGTTCGTCGGTCGATTGGTACGCATGACCCCGGATCCTTGCGAATCCGGGGCCATGAACAATCATCGAGGCAGATCAGTTTTTATACATGTAGACCTTGAAGGTGCCGTTGCGCTCGATCACCGAATCCACCCAATCGAACTCCGCCACGTCCCCGTTCGCCCGATCCTTCGCGCGTACCGTCACCCCGTTGTACAACCGGAAGTGCTGGAAGTCCTCGATCTCGTCGTAGCCGATGCTCTCGAGATCCCACTCCCGGCCACCGGCCTCCAGCTTCGCTTCGCGGATTCCGCTGATGATGTTCGCGTACTGGAAGCGCCACGCATCGGTCCAGTAGGCGAGGGTGTAGGGGCGGGCCTGCGGGAACGACGGCCAGCAGATGATCTCGAACTCTTCCTTGCGGAGAGCGAGATCCACGAGGCCGTAGTCGTTCTCGGCGCCGACTTCCTCGAGCACCCTGCGGATGAGGCCGCGGAGCGTGTCGGCTCCACCGAACAACTCCATTCCCGGGGCGGGCACCTCGCGGTAGCCGCGTTGGACGGAGCGCCACTCGGGATCGTAGGCGATGGCATAGCCCCTGGAGTTGTCGTTCATCGACGGGAACGCGCGGCGGAACTCGAGGTAGTCGGGCCAGCGGGGGTCGCCGGGCAGGGGCACGGTGAAGGTGTCGCGGCCGCTGTTGCTCACGAAGGTGTGGTTCTCGTGGTACTCGATGATGTAGTCGATGTTGAGCGGGGTGCCCGAGGGGCGCGGCTCGACGCCACCGATGGCGATGCCGTTGTCGTCGTAGAGGACACCGGGTTCCTGCTGGGACTCGACGACGGCACCGACGGGCTCGGCGTCGGGGCCGCGGCCGGGCGCCGGCGTGGACTCATCGACTGCGCTGCCGGCATCGGCGGCCGCGGAACTCGAATCCGGGTCGGGGGGCGTGGCGTCATCACCGGTTCCGTCGAAGTAGAGAACGGCACCGACGATGAGGACGATCGCGACGAGTGCGAGCGCGGCGTTGCGGTTCATGGGGATCGTTCCTTCCGGGGATCACCGGGAATCAGAAGTCGTAGCTGATCGATGCTCCGTACTTGGGGCCGACCGCTCGGACGAGGCGACGGGTGTCGAAGGTCGAGCCGTCGACGCGCTCCATCAGGATGTCGTCGTAGAACTCCTCGACGTCCTGCGGAAAGATGTCCTCGACGGACAGCTTGAGCCTGGCATTGGGCCCGAGTCGGGTGGAGAAGGCCGCATCGACCACGAGGGGTGGGTCGATGAAGGTCTGCAGGGCCGCCGACTCCTGCCGCAGACCGAAGTCCTTGAACAGCAGCGAGAAGTCCTGGTTCCCGTTGCCGTAGAACAGACCCAGGTTGAAGGCGGAGTCGGCCTGACCGGTCAGACGATTCTCCTGGACCTCGGTCCCGTCGGGGCTCGGCTGGGGGTCGCCATCGGGGTCCACCACGTTGAACAGCTCGTTCTCGGCGCGGATGGGGTCGAGGTCGATGGACGACGAGATCCCGGAGTAGTTGAACGTGAACCCCCAGTTGCGCAGTGCGGGCACCACGACTCCACGGGCCACGCGGTGGGCGGGGGTCCAGTCACCGAGCGACGACAGGCCGGGGATCTGGCCGAGCAGCCAGAACGGGCGGGTGACGAGCCATGCGCCGGACACGGCGGCCTGGCGGGACGCCCACAACACGTCGTCGAGCGGTCCGCGCCACTCGACCTCCCAGCCGCGGAGCGATCCGTTCTGCTCACCGTTGGCGGGGTAGAGGACGAGCCCGCCGCCGGCCTGGTTGGTGAAGTTGGTGAGGATCGCGTTGTCGATGGTCTTGTCGAAGAAGCTCAGCGCGGCGTAGCTGCGGGGCGCGGGGAAGATCTCCCATCGGAAGTCGAAGGCGTCGACGGTGGCGGTCCGCAGGAACGGATTGCCGGACACGACCTCGTCGGCGTCGAAGTCGAAGATGCGCAGGCCGGCGAGCTCGCGCAGCTGCGGGCGGTTGAGCGTTCGGCTGTAGCCGCCGCGGATCTGCATGCGGTCGGTCGTACGCCAGGTCAGATTCAGAGCGGGCAACCAGTCCTCGGCGCTGGCGTCGGCCTCGATACTCGGGAGGCCGGCCTCGGCGCCGTTCAGGCTGAGCGAGCTCGCGGTCTGCTGGTTGCTCTCGAAGCGAGCGCCGCCGGTCACGCGCAAGGTCTCGAAGAAGTCGAGGTCGAGCATGGCGTAGAGCGCCGTGATCTCCTGCTGGGCGTCGTAGGAATCGAAGGGGTTGGTCAACTCCTCGGTCTTCGAGAGTCGAAGGGCCTCCACGGGGTCGTTGAAGCTCGACAGTTCGAAGATGTCCTCGGCCCGGCCCCCGCCGCCGGCTTCCACGTAGGTCGAGGGCGAGGGCTTGCGGATCAGGAACCGGCGGTAGCCCTCGTCGCGTTCGCGCTCGCGGTAGCCGAAGCCGACCTTCAGGCGACGTTTCACCCAGGGCTTCTCGGGCATGACCAGGTCCCAGTTCACGCGGAAGGCCCGGGCGTTCTCGTCGGTCTCGCCGAACAGGCGCTGGAAGCCACTGGCGATGTTGGGCTGGGTCCACACGCCGACGTTGTACTGCTCGCCGCTCTCGGACACGCGACGGTCGCTGTTGGCCCATGCGAAGCGGCTGTAACGGTTGTCGGGCTCGTTGCGCGTCGCCTCGGAGGTCGAGCCCATCCAGTGGAGCTCGGACCCGTGCGGGCCGATGGTGTGACGACCCTGCAGGACGTGGGTCAGCAGGTCGCGCTCGACGAACTTCAGGGTGTGGCTCAGGAACTGGGTCTCCTCGCTGTCGGTCCGGCCGACCGAGGTGTACGCGGCGTCTTCACCGCTGCGGGTGTAGAGCAGGTTGTACTGAAGGCTGGTCCCGG is a window of Candidatus Krumholzibacteriia bacterium DNA encoding:
- a CDS encoding TonB-dependent receptor, which gives rise to MRGALRLPDLVAIVVVLGIPLLVGPAAATSQHVPGMSLTAGILAEDDAAAVAETGDTTRPARATGDTALPARADTTTTRTAAGDSTSTGTRATVPDNAPGTITGHVRDAESGRALPYTNIILDRVRPGARPEQAGGSIALTGGQYFARVAPGTYDVSFLYLGYETFTAEDVVVAPGSTVTLDVDMTVKPIEFTAMTVQAQKITNTAVAQLQEKKRATAVQEAITAEEISKSTDSDAAEALERVTGLSVVGGKFVFVRGLGDRYSSTTLNGAPLSSPEPSRNTVPLDIFPAAMLDNIVVQKAFTPDMDGNFGGGNIDVRTRRGVDERVFQQKISYGFNQSVIDNDFLTYEGGATDLFARDDGTRGFPRLLEAYEDRSFTPRNASEAEQFAATFSFPNVWTPERVEGPPNFGYSGLYSDSFEIEGRRGSVLAAASYSHGVKTEDFEQYVIRTDEIAPPKQQANTLRSERSVLLGVTGAVTFQPTTGTSLQYNLLYTRSGEDAAYTSVGRTDSEETQFLSHTLKFVERDLLTHVLQGRHTIGPHGSELHWMGSTSEATRNEPDNRYSRFAWANSDRRVSESGEQYNVGVWTQPNIASGFQRLFGETDENARAFRVNWDLVMPEKPWVKRRLKVGFGYRERERDEGYRRFLIRKPSPSTYVEAGGGGRAEDIFELSSFNDPVEALRLSKTEELTNPFDSYDAQQEITALYAMLDLDFFETLRVTGGARFESNQQTASSLSLNGAEAGLPSIEADASAEDWLPALNLTWRTTDRMQIRGGYSRTLNRPQLRELAGLRIFDFDADEVVSGNPFLRTATVDAFDFRWEIFPAPRSYAALSFFDKTIDNAILTNFTNQAGGGLVLYPANGEQNGSLRGWEVEWRGPLDDVLWASRQAAVSGAWLVTRPFWLLGQIPGLSSLGDWTPAHRVARGVVVPALRNWGFTFNYSGISSSIDLDPIRAENELFNVVDPDGDPQPSPDGTEVQENRLTGQADSAFNLGLFYGNGNQDFSLLFKDFGLRQESAALQTFIDPPLVVDAAFSTRLGPNARLKLSVEDIFPQDVEEFYDDILMERVDGSTFDTRRLVRAVGPKYGASISYDF